TATCCAACATGAAAAACGCCTCCTCTTAATTTTGCACAGTTTGATAAGCAGCCAGGTCTACAATAAGCGTGACATCTGGATGACGGTGAAGGGCTGACGCTGGGAAATCTTCGCTTACGTCCTGAGACAGAAGCTTCTGAATCGCGTCCGCTTTCTTCTCTCCGCTTGCGATCAGCACAATCTTCTTCGCTTTCATGATGGATTGGATACCCATTGTTATGGCCTTTGTCGGAACTTCCTCAATGGATGTGAAGAAACGCGCATTCGCTTCACGAGTAGAATCCGCCAGCTCCACGACATGCGTCTCACTCTCAAAGGAACTCCCAGGCTCATTAAATCCGATATGACCGTTATGCCCAATCCCTAATAACTGAATATCAGGGGGACCAACCTCTTCTATCAATGCTTCATAGCGAGCGCATTCTTCTTTCAAATCCACTGCCTGACCATCTGGAATATGAGCCTTTCTCGTATCCATATTAACATGCTTGAAAAGGTTTTCCTGCATAAACGAGCGGTAACTTTGAGGATGACTTTTCGGGACACCTACATATTCATCAAGGTTCAATGTCGTCACATTAGAGAAGTCCATTTCCCCAGATTCATAACGCCTGATCAGTTCTTGATAAGTCCCAAGAGGCGTACCTCCAGTCGCCAGTCCAAGGACACACTCAGACTCAGGCTTGTTCCTTTGCTGCAGCAGGTCCGCAGCTTTTTGGCTCATTTCCTGCTCGTCTTTCGTTACAATGATATTCATGAAAGCTCCCCTCCTTTCTGATAACTGATAACCCCTTTACAGAATGTCGCAACGAGGTTCATCGACTCATCCATCAAGACGAGATCAGCATCTTTTCCGGCTGAAATGCTTCCTTTCCTGTCAAAAACCCCGAGCTGCTTAGCTGCGTTCTCTGACGTCACTTGAACAATCTCACGCTTTGTCAGATCGTTAATCGAGCGCATCCGCTTCGCCGCTTCCTGAAGGGTTAAAATACTACCAGCTAATGTCCCATCCTCAAGTCTCGCTTCACCATTCTTCACGTGCACATCCTGGCCACCGAGATCATACACACCTTCTGGCAGGCATTTCGCACGCATTGCATCGGTAATTAGAATCGTATGCTCAGACCCCTTTTGCGCATAGGCAAGTCGAATCGCATCAAGATGAACATGAATGCCATCTACAATCATTTCGGTCTTCAGCTCAGGATGCAAAAGAGCTCCCCCTACAACACCAGGTTCCCGGTGATGCAGCCCGCTCATTTGATTAAACAGATGAGTAACATGCTTCGCACCGCAATCCACCGCTTCTTTTACCTGCTGAAAGGTCGCATTCGAGTGACCGATCGATGGCACAACACCACTCTGTGAAAGATAGGCAATAAAATCAAGAGCGCCATCTGATTCCGGAGCAAGCGTGACAAGCTTAATGTGGTCGCCACTCTTCTTCTGCCACTTTTGAAAAAGCTCTTTGTTCGGTGGCACAATGTGCTCATGAGGCTGTGCCCCTGCTTTATCTGTTGAAATAAACGGTCCTTCTAAATGAATACCGAGCGCTTCTGCTCTGCCATCTGCTTGTTGCCTAGCAATATAGTGTCCTGCATTTTCAACCGCTCGTTCGATTCGCTCATGGGACTGCGTCATCGTTGTCGCCAGAAAACTTGTTGTCCCCTCGTTTGGCAGAACCCGACTCATTTCCTCTAGCGCTTCTTCCGTTCCGTCCATGACGTCACAGCCGTTAGCACCATGGATATGAACATCAATAAAACCAGGATAAAGGGTT
The nucleotide sequence above comes from Pontibacillus chungwhensis. Encoded proteins:
- the nagB gene encoding glucosamine-6-phosphate deaminase, which gives rise to MNIIVTKDEQEMSQKAADLLQQRNKPESECVLGLATGGTPLGTYQELIRRYESGEMDFSNVTTLNLDEYVGVPKSHPQSYRSFMQENLFKHVNMDTRKAHIPDGQAVDLKEECARYEALIEEVGPPDIQLLGIGHNGHIGFNEPGSSFESETHVVELADSTREANARFFTSIEEVPTKAITMGIQSIMKAKKIVLIASGEKKADAIQKLLSQDVSEDFPASALHRHPDVTLIVDLAAYQTVQN
- the nagA gene encoding N-acetylglucosamine-6-phosphate deacetylase, whose protein sequence is MYVIQNVDLVLEDGTVENGNVFIQDGKIQKIGTDEIGDAVVLFDGTDQGLTLYPGFIDVHIHGANGCDVMDGTEEALEEMSRVLPNEGTTSFLATTMTQSHERIERAVENAGHYIARQQADGRAEALGIHLEGPFISTDKAGAQPHEHIVPPNKELFQKWQKKSGDHIKLVTLAPESDGALDFIAYLSQSGVVPSIGHSNATFQQVKEAVDCGAKHVTHLFNQMSGLHHREPGVVGGALLHPELKTEMIVDGIHVHLDAIRLAYAQKGSEHTILITDAMRAKCLPEGVYDLGGQDVHVKNGEARLEDGTLAGSILTLQEAAKRMRSINDLTKREIVQVTSENAAKQLGVFDRKGSISAGKDADLVLMDESMNLVATFCKGVISYQKGGELS